The following coding sequences lie in one Arachis ipaensis cultivar K30076 chromosome B05, Araip1.1, whole genome shotgun sequence genomic window:
- the LOC110272110 gene encoding hydroxyproline O-galactosyltransferase GALT2-like, with protein MKRQKTEPSNSRRFSLSQFLFAVWVLYLVFISCKFPQILKIVPTIIGDEIYDGLDGAAVVGGSEGSELSKPFVSSIYRDSLHRRLEDSTDKDAPLRPNKVSLKEEEHGGESVERVPQKYSRITGRIMRQMNRTNNLSVLERMTDEAWTLGPKAWGELDTADDVESGEKSIIEGKPESCPSWISMIGDELQKRDGLMFLPCGLVAGYSITVMGTPHFAHKEYVPKLGKLRKSDGLVAVSQFMVELQGLKSVEGEDPPKILHLNPRLRGDWSK; from the coding sequence ATGAAGAGGCAGAAAACTGAACCTTCCAATTCGAGGAGGTTTAGCTTGTCCCAATTTTTGTTTGCTGTTTGGGTGTTATATTTGGTTTTCATTTCGTGCAAGTTTCCTCAAATTCTGAAGATTGTGCCAACGATAATTGGGGATGAGATTTATGATGGATTGGATGGTGCCGCTGTTGTTGGTGGCTCAGAAGGTTCAGAGTTGAGCAAGCCTTTTGTTAGTTCTATTTATCGAGATTCACTTCACCGGAGGCTAGAGGATAGCACGGACAAGGATGCTCCCTTGAGACCCAACAAGGTTTCACTGAAGGAGGAAGAACATGGTGGTGAATCCGTGGAGCGTGTTCCTCAGAAGTATAGCCGAATTACTGGAAGAATCATGCGACAAATGAATAGGACAAACAATTTATCTGTGCTTGAGAGAATGACAGATGAGGCATGGACATTGGGGCCGAAGGCTTGGGGAGAATTAGACACGGCTGATGACGTGGAGTCTGGAGAGAAATCTATCATTGAAGGAAAGCCTGAGTCCTGTCCTTCTTGGATATCAATGATTGGGGATGAATTGCAGAAGAGAGATGGCTTGATGTTTCTACCTTGCGGGCTAGTAGCAGGTTACTCAATCACTGTGATGGGGACACCCCATTTTGCTCATAAGGAATATGTTCCTAAGCTTGGGAAGTTGAGGAAAAGTGATGGATTGGTTGCAGTTTCACAGTTCATGGTTGAGTTAcaaggactaaagtcagttgaagGGGAAGATCCTCCGAAGATTCTTCACCTGAATCCTCGGTTAAGAGGGGACTGGAGCAAATGA